From the Cupriavidus necator N-1 genome, one window contains:
- a CDS encoding DUF485 domain-containing protein, producing the protein MEHLAATYPPSGDEATSTPLPPPNPVLSNPAFQALVRARRSFAYTLTTLMLAVYFGYILTLAFNPALLGRPLTPGQPMSIGIPIGFGMFAITFFLVALYVHRANTVHDAMIHAIREGAAK; encoded by the coding sequence ATGGAACACCTTGCCGCAACGTATCCGCCAAGCGGTGATGAGGCAACATCGACGCCGCTTCCCCCACCCAATCCGGTGCTCAGCAACCCGGCATTCCAGGCGCTGGTCCGCGCGCGCCGCAGCTTCGCGTATACGCTTACGACTCTCATGCTGGCGGTGTACTTCGGGTACATCCTCACGCTCGCCTTCAACCCGGCGCTGCTCGGACGTCCATTGACGCCGGGACAGCCAATGTCCATCGGCATTCCGATCGGATTCGGCATGTTCGCGATCACCTTCTTCCTCGTCGCCCTGTATGTCCATCGTGCCAACACCGTGCATGACGCGATGATTCACGCGATTCGCGAAGGGGCGGCAAAATGA
- a CDS encoding amidohydrolase family protein gives MDCPCCVSPKRRRLLGSVSAIAAGMMAGLPALAAQPSTAAAGTGKPLSIDIHAHYYSESFLGLLGGEGKQFGGHFFRNDDSFTFQTPAGGLGPLPMKFIDVEQRVRDMDNSGVDVQAISLSVPMVYWADRTLNAKLARAWNTAASDVHRKHPTRFVVLATLPMLNANDAIDELEFAAGLPGVRGIYMGTNINNRDLDDPLFSPIFKRIEQLNLPIFLHPQQTVGGARLADFYLSNLLGNPFDTAIAASHLILGGVLDKYPALHFSLPHAGGALPILVGRIDAGWSMRSETKRVAQKPSSYLRRFSYDTISHSGPTLDFLIRNIGADRLVLGSDYCFDMGYEQPVRFLDRLALPDDQKRMVVGGNAARLLNL, from the coding sequence ATGGATTGTCCTTGCTGCGTATCGCCCAAACGGCGTCGACTGCTTGGTTCGGTGAGTGCAATCGCCGCGGGCATGATGGCAGGATTGCCAGCGTTGGCTGCGCAGCCGTCCACGGCCGCTGCGGGCACCGGCAAACCGCTTTCGATCGACATACACGCGCACTATTATTCCGAAAGCTTCCTGGGGCTTCTGGGTGGCGAAGGGAAGCAGTTCGGCGGCCACTTTTTCCGCAACGACGACTCCTTCACGTTCCAGACACCTGCCGGCGGACTGGGGCCTCTGCCCATGAAATTTATCGACGTGGAGCAGCGCGTCCGGGACATGGACAATTCAGGGGTCGACGTCCAGGCCATCTCCCTGAGCGTGCCAATGGTCTACTGGGCCGATCGCACACTCAACGCAAAGCTCGCCAGAGCATGGAACACCGCGGCCTCCGATGTCCACCGGAAGCATCCCACCAGGTTCGTCGTACTGGCGACGCTGCCGATGCTGAATGCGAATGACGCGATCGATGAACTTGAATTTGCGGCGGGATTGCCGGGCGTGCGCGGCATCTACATGGGAACGAACATCAACAATCGTGACCTCGATGACCCGCTGTTTTCGCCGATATTCAAGCGCATCGAGCAGCTGAATCTGCCGATCTTTCTTCATCCCCAGCAAACAGTGGGCGGCGCGCGACTCGCCGACTTTTATTTGAGCAACTTGCTCGGCAATCCGTTCGATACCGCGATCGCTGCGTCCCATCTGATTCTGGGCGGGGTCTTGGACAAGTATCCTGCGTTGCACTTCTCCCTGCCTCACGCGGGTGGCGCTCTGCCAATCCTTGTCGGGCGGATCGATGCGGGCTGGTCGATGCGTTCGGAAACGAAGCGCGTGGCACAGAAGCCCAGCAGCTACCTGCGCCGGTTTAGCTACGATACGATCTCGCACTCCGGCCCAACCCTTGACTTTCTCATTCGGAACATTGGGGCGGACCGCCTCGTGCTCGGCAGCGACTATTGCTTCGACATGGGCTATGAGCAACCCGTGCGCTTCCTGGATCGTCTCGCTCTGCCTGATGACCAGAAGCGCATGGTCGTTGGGGGCAACGCCGCACGTCTGCTGAACCTTTGA
- a CDS encoding PPC domain-containing DNA-binding protein: MQAHPLRLSPGDDLRAALEDVLSQLKLHAAFVIQGIGSLSVAQLRFAGAEGPTELRGNLEVLTLAGSLSSDGAHLHMSVADSRGRVFGGHVARGCTVRTTAEILLALLPEHRFAREYDQNSGFMELVVRTEQPME; the protein is encoded by the coding sequence ATGCAAGCACATCCCTTACGCCTCTCTCCCGGCGACGATCTGCGTGCCGCACTCGAAGACGTGCTGAGTCAGCTCAAGCTGCATGCGGCCTTCGTCATCCAGGGCATCGGGAGCCTCAGCGTTGCCCAATTGCGATTTGCCGGGGCGGAAGGCCCTACCGAACTGCGTGGCAATCTGGAAGTCCTGACGCTCGCCGGATCCCTGTCATCGGATGGAGCGCACCTGCATATGTCGGTTGCGGACTCGCGCGGGCGAGTGTTCGGTGGTCATGTGGCACGCGGTTGCACGGTCCGTACAACCGCGGAGATATTGCTGGCGCTGCTTCCCGAACATCGTTTTGCCCGGGAGTACGACCAGAATTCAGGGTTCATGGAACTGGTGGTACGGACTGAACAGCCCATGGAGTAG
- a CDS encoding FAD binding domain-containing protein, which translates to MTVFSRQPKAIVVGGSLGGLFAANLLSRDGWDVEVFERVPEALAGRGAGIVTHPELFEALAAAGVQVDDSIGVRVQSRLTLSQDGSVLSQREMPQMLTAWGKMYQVLRAAFHLGCYRPGGSVVSVESEPGRAVVTLDDGSTHSADLVIAADGFRSALRERLLPDVQLQYAGYIAWRGLVDEMALSESTRDALFEKFGFCLPPHEQILGYPVAGQDNSTQPGERRYNFVWYRATSEDIDLPNLLTDASGKRWSGGIPPTLIRPDVLADMEEAALTLLAPQFGEVVTKAAQPLFQPIFDLEVPRMAFDRVALLGDAAFVARPHCGMGVTKAAGDAMALVKALRAHDTVPAALEGYSAERVQVGAAIVQHARHLGAYMQAQLKDETDRQMAERYRTPEAVMRETAVSTRF; encoded by the coding sequence ATGACAGTATTTTCCAGGCAGCCCAAGGCGATCGTAGTGGGTGGCTCGCTGGGCGGGCTCTTTGCGGCCAATCTTCTGTCTCGCGACGGCTGGGACGTCGAAGTCTTCGAGCGCGTTCCTGAGGCGCTCGCAGGCCGCGGTGCCGGCATTGTCACGCACCCCGAGTTGTTCGAAGCGCTGGCCGCGGCAGGTGTCCAGGTCGACGATTCGATCGGTGTGCGCGTGCAGTCGCGCCTGACGCTGTCACAGGACGGATCAGTGCTCTCGCAGCGGGAAATGCCTCAGATGCTGACGGCTTGGGGCAAGATGTATCAGGTGCTGCGCGCAGCCTTCCATTTGGGTTGTTATCGACCGGGGGGAAGCGTGGTTTCCGTCGAGAGCGAGCCGGGTCGTGCCGTCGTGACCCTCGATGATGGTTCCACGCATTCTGCCGATCTTGTCATTGCCGCCGACGGTTTCCGCTCCGCGCTGCGCGAGCGTCTGCTGCCTGATGTCCAGCTCCAGTACGCGGGCTACATTGCGTGGCGCGGCCTGGTGGACGAAATGGCGCTCAGCGAGTCCACGCGGGATGCGCTGTTCGAAAAGTTCGGGTTTTGCCTCCCACCGCACGAGCAGATTCTCGGCTACCCGGTGGCCGGCCAAGACAACAGCACCCAGCCCGGCGAGCGACGCTATAACTTCGTGTGGTATCGCGCCACCAGCGAGGACATCGATCTGCCCAATCTGCTGACCGACGCCAGCGGCAAGCGCTGGTCGGGTGGTATTCCCCCTACGCTGATCCGCCCCGACGTGCTCGCGGACATGGAAGAAGCGGCGCTGACCCTGCTGGCGCCCCAGTTTGGCGAAGTCGTGACAAAGGCCGCGCAACCGCTGTTCCAGCCAATCTTTGATCTTGAAGTCCCGCGCATGGCGTTCGATCGCGTCGCGCTGTTGGGCGATGCCGCCTTCGTGGCGCGACCTCACTGCGGTATGGGTGTGACCAAGGCTGCAGGCGATGCCATGGCACTGGTGAAGGCGCTGCGGGCTCACGACACCGTACCGGCGGCGCTCGAAGGCTACAGCGCTGAGCGCGTTCAAGTGGGGGCGGCGATCGTCCAGCACGCCCGCCACCTCGGCGCCTACATGCAGGCCCAGCTCAAGGACGAGACCGATCGCCAGATGGCCGAGCGCTATCGCACGCCGGAAGCAGTCATGCGCGAGACGGCGGTGTCGACGCGATTCTGA
- a CDS encoding response regulator transcription factor, which produces MPPRTISAVIADDHPVIQLAVKTTLSEIPNVQVSAMCASGRELFAALEAHRPDLIVTDFTMGRSEESDDGLRLIRRLKQSSPDTPIVVFTMLTNGGLLTRIQETGIAGIVGKNEDPGILRQICIDAISGQGLRLSPGVSARMSSAGALAGASASALSPKEIEVVRMFAAGSTVTAIAGYLHRTLATVATQKRSAMRKLNITSNADLVAYARDNGLT; this is translated from the coding sequence ATGCCACCACGTACCATCTCCGCCGTGATCGCGGACGATCACCCGGTGATTCAACTCGCCGTCAAGACCACCCTGAGCGAGATCCCGAATGTCCAGGTTTCTGCGATGTGCGCTTCCGGCAGGGAGCTTTTCGCTGCGCTGGAGGCGCACCGGCCCGATCTCATTGTTACGGATTTCACAATGGGACGTTCCGAAGAGAGCGATGACGGACTTCGCCTGATCCGGCGACTCAAGCAGTCCAGCCCCGACACGCCGATCGTCGTCTTTACGATGCTGACCAACGGCGGTCTGCTCACGCGCATCCAGGAGACCGGTATCGCCGGCATCGTGGGGAAGAACGAGGACCCAGGCATCCTGCGGCAGATCTGCATTGATGCGATCTCCGGTCAGGGCCTGCGCTTGTCGCCGGGGGTATCGGCCAGGATGTCGAGCGCCGGCGCGCTGGCAGGCGCAAGCGCCAGCGCGCTGTCTCCGAAGGAGATCGAAGTCGTGCGGATGTTCGCCGCGGGAAGCACCGTCACCGCAATCGCCGGATACCTCCACCGCACGCTGGCGACCGTGGCGACACAGAAGCGCTCGGCCATGCGCAAGCTGAACATCACCAGCAACGCGGACCTCGTCGCGTACGCGCGCGACAACGGTCTGACATGA
- a CDS encoding VOC family protein — translation MAIMKLAHYSIRTTDLDRSCAFYQRILGFRQGYRPPFDFPGAWLYLGDDESEFGVVHIIGVDPDNLFGLSAYLGDRLLPVSGTGTVDHIAFLATGVQEMWAKLKAEGVAWRDRTVPSLGLHQVFIEDPSGVTIELNYPAAEVAGLDIPGGSATAHSMAVTGE, via the coding sequence ATGGCAATTATGAAACTTGCGCACTACTCGATCCGCACCACGGACCTCGACCGGTCGTGCGCCTTCTATCAACGCATTCTTGGTTTCCGTCAGGGATACCGCCCGCCGTTCGATTTCCCCGGCGCCTGGCTGTATTTGGGAGATGACGAAAGCGAGTTCGGCGTGGTGCACATCATCGGCGTCGATCCGGACAACCTCTTTGGCCTGAGTGCCTATCTGGGTGACCGTCTTCTCCCGGTTTCCGGCACCGGCACAGTCGACCACATCGCCTTCCTTGCCACCGGTGTTCAGGAAATGTGGGCGAAGCTGAAAGCTGAAGGCGTGGCTTGGCGCGACCGCACGGTGCCGAGCCTAGGCCTGCACCAGGTGTTCATCGAAGACCCGTCTGGCGTCACCATCGAACTGAATTACCCCGCTGCAGAAGTCGCGGGCCTTGACATCCCAGGTGGCAGCGCGACTGCGCACAGCATGGCAGTGACAGGAGAATGA
- a CDS encoding helix-turn-helix transcriptional regulator, giving the protein MPRDHLIGDLYEAAVREDGFLEVFQTVAESLGANVFHMFSWDALRNAPRLSIYTPDRDWDAIVESYDQYYGALDPRRSFVEAAALGEFVCCQDRLTEQDVARSEFFQDYQLPSGLRYLQGVRLARAGSDDILLGLLRAKDRPPYTLEERAAAAGLVGHLQRSINLWQDARTLHRDAALGNELMEQLGLAVFTLDRRFRLVFANQAAEAMLRASACLKLEHERLAATTAAENDGLQAAMARVGKTRKGESLALRAASGATPEIFLNIARVPGRDTRAAFGDATLLVTARRRGTAPLVTARQLQGAFRLSAAEAAVAEALICGKTPDEYAASARVSLATVRTQLRAIFDKTNTRSQAEAVGAMLWVLSQAGG; this is encoded by the coding sequence TTGCCAAGGGATCATCTCATCGGGGACCTCTATGAGGCCGCAGTCCGGGAGGACGGCTTTCTGGAGGTGTTTCAGACAGTCGCCGAATCATTGGGCGCCAATGTATTCCATATGTTCAGCTGGGATGCACTGCGCAACGCCCCGCGTCTGTCCATCTACACGCCCGACAGGGACTGGGATGCCATCGTCGAGAGTTACGATCAGTACTACGGCGCATTGGATCCACGGCGCAGCTTTGTCGAAGCCGCGGCCCTAGGCGAATTTGTCTGCTGCCAGGACCGCCTTACCGAGCAAGACGTTGCGCGCAGCGAGTTTTTCCAGGACTACCAGCTTCCGTCAGGGTTGCGCTATCTGCAGGGCGTACGCCTGGCTCGCGCCGGCAGTGATGACATTCTGCTGGGCTTGCTGCGAGCGAAAGACAGGCCGCCATACACACTGGAAGAGCGCGCCGCGGCGGCGGGCCTGGTCGGGCACCTGCAGCGCTCCATCAACCTCTGGCAGGACGCCAGGACCCTGCATCGCGACGCCGCGCTTGGCAATGAACTGATGGAGCAGCTGGGCCTTGCGGTGTTCACGCTGGACAGGCGTTTTCGGCTGGTCTTTGCCAACCAGGCTGCCGAAGCGATGCTGCGCGCAAGCGCCTGTTTGAAACTGGAGCATGAGCGCCTGGCCGCGACCACAGCGGCCGAGAATGATGGCCTGCAGGCGGCCATGGCGCGCGTGGGAAAGACGCGCAAGGGCGAAAGCCTGGCGTTGCGGGCCGCATCGGGAGCCACGCCCGAAATATTCCTCAATATCGCACGCGTTCCCGGCCGGGACACGCGCGCGGCGTTTGGCGATGCAACCCTCCTGGTTACAGCCAGGCGGCGCGGCACGGCGCCGCTGGTAACCGCAAGACAGTTGCAGGGGGCCTTCAGGCTGTCAGCGGCCGAGGCGGCTGTGGCTGAAGCGTTGATTTGCGGCAAGACCCCTGACGAGTACGCCGCCAGCGCCAGGGTCTCGCTCGCCACCGTGCGTACGCAGTTGCGGGCGATTTTCGACAAGACAAACACGCGATCCCAGGCCGAAGCCGTGGGGGCAATGCTGTGGGTGCTATCGCAGGCGGGGGGTTGA